The following is a genomic window from Rubeoparvulum massiliense.
GGATAGGCGTAGGTGGTATACCAGGTGGTGATATCGCCTACCTCTCGATAGGCATAGCGCTGATCACAAAAGTTCGCTTCAATAAACCAGAGCTTACCTTCTTCATCAAGGGCTAGATCAAGACCGAGATCCATGACCCCTGGTGACCAATCTGCAATGGTTTGAGCCACTTCATAGGAGAGCCACTCCAATTGCTCTATCTGCTCACTGGTTAATCGGGAAGCGATGGCTGAAAAGGATAGAACCTTCCCACCCCTTGCCACATTAGTGACAAAATCCTGGGCTGCTGCGACGCGAAGCACCTTGCCTGTGATCGCCCAAGTCTCCTCTCTCCCCTTCTGAACCGAGATACGTAGATCCAATGGGGAGCCAGCATAACGGGTTAATGGAAGAAATTGCTGGATCAGAAAGCGTTCAGGTCTACCTATGCTGCTAATCCAATCCGTCAGCTCTCCAATGATGGACCAGCGTAATGTCGGAGCTATTCTTCCTTTGCTTCTCATGTGATCCGCCTGCCACACCCCTTGACCTCGTTGTTCAATTAGACGAATTCCTGATCCCTTTGAGCCAAATATGGGCTTTACCAGGATCTGTCCATACTGGTTCAAGCCAGTTTGAAGATTGGTCAAGGTGAGCGGTTGCGTCCATGGAAGATACGGTTGGAGCCGGGGATTGGCAGCCAACACTTTAGAAATAGTCGCTTTATTCATCTCCCAAGGTAAATTTAGAAATTGCACATCTGAAGCTTGGTGATAAGGAAGAAATTGACGGGCACGTTCTTGGCGTGAAGGTAGCTTTGCACGAAAGAGATTCACCTTCGGTACAGGAATGGCTCCATATTGCCACCTTGCCTTTTGCCAGTTATAATAATACCCCTGCTTTAAGCTGCGATCTAACAGGAGCTCCTGCCAAGAGTAGAAGAAAAGATCACAACCATAGTGACGAGCTAATCTCGTGTAAAAAGGCAGGTATTCATACGGCTCAAGTCCCTTTCGAAGCAGTGCAATTTTGCGCTGGTGAAAAATAATACCGATTACTTTCCACATCCTCTCATTCCCCCAAGACTTCATCCTCCCTTATCCTATTCAAACATTACAGGATTTCATGGTGGTCATCTGATGATTTCTGAAAAAAAAGGCGAGGGACTAAACCTCAGCTTCCCTTCCTTCATAGGATAGGATAGCATTTAAAACGTGGAGGAGTGGTGCTGATGCCACCTCAGCTTTGTTTTATTACCCCAGGGACTTTCGCCATTCCATCTCCTATCTATTCATCGGTTGAATCCTCCCTCTTACAGTTAACTCCTCTCCTTTCCAAGCACTATGACCTTCATATTATCGGACGGAAACGCCCTGGCATCCCCAGCCAATATGGACATTTCGGAACGAAAATCTATAACCTCCCTGGAAACAATCTACGCCTCTATGTAAAGCACTGTGTAGATTGGTGTGAAAAGAATCCGTATTCAATCATTCAGATTGAGAATCGTCCTACCTATGTACCTGCGTTTAAACAAAGACTCCCCTCCACTCCCATCATTCTCTCCCTCCACTCCATTACTTTTTTACAGGGGAAGCGCCGACGGCTGACTGCGATTTACCAAGGCTTAGAAATGGCTGATGCCATCCTAGTCAACAGTGATTTCCTCCGCCAATATCTTTTACGATTTGCCCGCCACGAGAGAGAGGCTAAACGCTGGGAGCAAAAGATTCAAGTTCGCTATTTTGGCATCGATCTGCAAAGCTTCCTCCCTCTAGAAACGCCCTCTGTCCACCAAATTCGGCAGCACATCCGTTCACAATATGGATTAGAGGATCTTCCTGTCCTCCTCTTCTGTGGAAGAATTCAATATTATAAGGGGCTGCATCTCCTACTGCAAGCAGCGCATCGCTTAGAGGAGCTGGGCTATCGCTTTGCTTTACTCATCGTTGGGGGAAGTCATTACGGTCGTAATCTGAACACCTCCTACGTCCAGCAGGTTCGAACACTACGGCAACAGCTAAAACAGCCTAGCTTCTTTATCCCCTTCATCCCTCACCAGCAGGTTCCTCATTATTATCAGCTAGCTGATCTACTTATCGTCCCTTCCATTGGTCCGGAAGCGTTCGGTCTTGTCAATTTAGAAGGTATGGCTACCAGCCTGCCCATTGTCACCTTTCAACGAGGTGGAATTCCTGAGGTGGTACAGCATCAGCGAACTGGGCTTTTATTGCCTGGTATCTCCCCTGTGGATGAATTGGTGAAAGGAATTCAAACCCTACTGGATCAGCCTAACCTTGCACGTCAGTTGGGATTAGCAGGAAGGAAGATGGTTGAAGAAAAATTTTCATGGGAGCATCGTGCCGCCTCACTGGTACCGTTTTATCAGCAATTTCTACATTCCTTAGAGAAAGGGTGAATTGCTCAATGCCACAATTCTCCAATGGAACACTCTTCTTCCCCCAGCGCTGGCTACGCCATGGTCAGCATCTCTTATGTCTCTTTACACTGGACAACCTAGATTTTAGAGAGGTGGTGGAACGACTCTTTCTTGTGTTCCCACTCCCTGCTCATGCATCTCCTTATACGATTCAAGTAAGTGTAGTGGAAGAGAGCTGGAATCTCCGTCCCTTCGTACAGATCCGGAAGAAGCCACCGCGCCGTACCCCCATGACTACCATTCCCATCAAACCCATGCAGCGCAAAGCCTTCCTCGATGTAACCTCCCAGCTTTCCCAATGGGAAACGGGAACCCATCATGGTTACTATGTAAGGTATGGCTTGCCAGGCAAGCGTCCACTTCTGCCACCACAGCTTGCGATCCATGTAAAGGGAGCCGAAATCATGGATTCGCGGGGATCGCAGCAGGGAGCAACCTCCCCCAAGCCTTCCATCACAGCAGTGAATTGGGAGCGTATAGAACGTGGAATCTTCAGTCGTTCTGAAGAAGAGCTTCTGCTCTCAGAAGCCCTCTACCGAGGTGGGGAAGCACTTGTTGAGCAGCGCCTTCCTGTTAACCAAGTCCTTCACTTGCACTCTGTCGCTGAGATCATTGAAGCAGGCATTCAACAGCTCCATTCGGAACTGATTCCATTAGTATCCACAGAAAATGTAAAACAGCTTATTCAGCAAGCCCTTGATCAGGGGAGTGGCTATTCCTTGATTCGTCTCGGTGATGGTGAAATGCTTACATTATGCCAAGGTACTATTTTTTCACCTGCTGAGGTAGAGATGATCGGCGGTCATTTTCTCCCCTACTCTGGAATTACCATCGGTGATGAAGCGCATCGGAATAAACTACTCAATTCCATTCTGCAGGCAAATCTCATCGGAATTCCTGTTAGCCGACTTCCCCATTTTCAAGGTCTATTTCGACAGATCTGGCAGCACCATCAATTACCATTGCGGGAGCTTACACTCACATCCTCCCTGATCAATTATAAATTAGACGAAGTCAACTTCGTTTTCCACCTTCTGAAGCACTACCGTGTTCTCTTAGTGGGTAATGTGATGCAACAACTCTATCAACGCTTACATCTGGAGGGCTTTTACAATGTGGTGGGAGCGGTGCCTGTTCGTGGCATGAATGATATACCACATGTAATGGAGCGTATGCAGCATTATCATTATGATATCGCCTTCGTCTCAGCAGGAGTGGCTGCTGCTGTCCTCTGTCCTTTAATTGCTCAACAAGGAAAGGTTGCCATTGATTTTGGCCATATGGCTAATCAATTATGTAAGCGTAAACCTTTATTTCCTCAACATGCATAGAGAAGATCCCTTCGGTTTACTTGAAATTTAAATGTAATATGCTCCCCTTATGATAAACAGTTTTACTATTTCAACTGTCTACCACAAGGGGAGCATATCTTAACCAAGAAACACTTAATATTTTTCCATCTGGTATATTACCCTCACTAATCCATTTCTCAACCATTTTATTAAAATAATCAGAATTCGCTAAAGGTATTCCATGACCAACATTAGGTATCATTATACCTAAACAATTTGAATTACTTGAAACGATATCTTTGGCTGATTTTTTCATTAATGCTTTTTCTCTTTCTCCAACGGTAACCATTATCTTTGCCTTGGCCTCACTAAAATTTAGTGGTAATTCAAATGATATATTTTCTTCTAAGATACGTATCAGTGTATCTGACTTCATTAAGGAACTTTCTTCATAATATGTTTCAAAGTATTCCTTATCAACATATAGTGTTTTTGCTTGAAGCTTTGAAAATGATTTGTTTTTAATCAATGGAAATGTCAATTTAATCGTAGGTCTAATTAGCTTTTTTATCAGGTGCGAGCTTTTCTATTAACTCAATGACTCTTTCTGCACTATATTGAATTGAAAATTGATCTGTCAGATTACTCTTCCCTTGTTCTGGTAAGTCGATTGCAACACAGTGGTACTGACTGAAGTATTGAATTTGTTTTTTCCACATCCAACTACTTACTCCCCCACCATGTAAAAAAACATCAATGAACCGTCCTTAGTACCGCTCTCTCGATAATATAAAGTCACATCATTCACTCCAATAACACGGTAGAATTGAACTACTATTTCTCCCAACCTATTTTCTTAATGTACTAGTTTGATTGATTTGATATTTCGCTGTAATTGCTTATCTAGCTTATTCTCATATTTATTTGCTACTAAAATATTCAAGTTGTTTTGTAAAATATTAATCTTGTGTTATTATTATAGTAATTAACAAAATATACTACAAATACCAATAGGGTGATAATTATGAAAAAGCATGTCGTCTTGTCGATTGTATTTACGATGCTATTCCTCTTTGGGTGTTCATCGGATAAAACAAATGAATATTCTGTTGAAAGCTTGCTAGAAATCGCAGTAGTTGGCGATTATGAACTGCCCAAAATAACTAACGTTGTGTATGAATATGAAACATTAGATCATCTCTCACAGTCCAATTATGAATATAATGCTTTAATTATCACGAGTAGTGCATTTCCTGAAGCGGATGAGGAAAAATATGTGCAATTTTACAAGACTGTAAAGTATCCTGTTTTCTTTTACGGAACGGAGAATTTTCAATCCTTTGCCTTTACAAAACAAGGGATGACAATAGCAAAGTCCAGATCTACTAGTAGTCCATATGTTCAAGGGTATAAAAATAATGATGATGGTACGAAACTAGCCTGGGATTTTTATCGTGATTCCGAAAAGAAATCAGATGATAAACAATTCCTATTTTCCATACTTAATGTGATTCAATCAAAATAATGTCCTGTGAGGAGAGCATGCTCTACCTTCTCATTTTTCGGGAAGAGTGCATAGATGAATCAATGGCATCGTTCTAAATGAACGATGCCATTGATTTTTTAGAATTACTGTTAAACATAGGATCAAATATCATGTTTGATCCTATGTTCATATCTAGCTGATTTTATTACGAATCTCCTCGACTAATTGGATGACACGGATAGTATCCTCCACCTCTGCCCAGCTTGCAGTAGGTTGTTCCATGGCCTCCATAAACTGATTCAATTCATTGAATAGTGGATCCCCGTAGGATAAGCCGACCTTTTCCTCAACATTATCCAAGGTATAGGTACGTGAGAAGTGCTGGGGACAGTGGAAGAGCTTCAATGTCCGCTTCGCATAATCGATAAGAAATGTTCGATTCCCTTCATTGATCTGTAACTGTCGTACCTTGTAGGCGGAGCGACGACTAGCCCAAAGCGAGGCGCGACAGCCCTCTGCAAAAGCGATTAATACGAAGGCTTCCTCAATGATATCATTCACTCTGTGTCCCACTGCATCGATGGAAGTGATGGGTCCTCGCTGCAATTGGAGAAGGATATCAAGGTCATGAATCATCACGTCCATGACCACATCCGCTTCAATCTTCCGTGGCGGCGCACCTAAGCGTTGAGCAAAGAAGGCTTCTATTTTCGGAATATCTACCATAGCTTGGAGCTGTTGAATGGCCGGATTATACTGCTCAATAAAGCCGACCTTGACCACCAGGGGCTGAGCAATGGCTTGTAGTAGCTGAAGGACCTGACGTGCCTCCTGCACAGATGGGACAAAAGGCTTCTCCACAAATACATGTCGTCTTTTCTGAATCGCTTGTTGTACAAGAAGAGCATGGGTATTAGCTGGAGTAGCTATCACAACGCCATCGGAAAGGTCCAGCAGTTCAGCATAGGTTTTGGCAATGGTGACAGGGTAACGCTGCCCCACCTGGTGCACACGTTGTTGATCTAAATCGAAGAGGTAAACCTCACTCACTTTTTTTAACGAACAAAGGGTACGACAATGATGCTCCCCCATCACCCCCACCCCTGCAACGCCAATGCGAAAGGTCATCTCACATTCCCCTCTCTCGTGCAGGATTGCCCATAACTACAGTATCAGCAGGTATATTACGGGTCACGACTGCTCCTGCGCCCACCATAGACCGTGCTCCGATCCGTACGCCTGGTAAAAGGGTTGCGTGGCTCCCGATGCGAACACTCTGTTCGAGGTAAGGTCCTGTCATGGCAATAGCAACAGTTTTCATATATTTATCATTGGCCATGGCGACGGCAGGTCCTAGAAACACATGATCCTCCAGAATGGTGTCACCGGTAATATAGCAGAGGGTCTGAACTGTGCATTGTTTGCCGATTCGACTATTCAATTCGATCATGACCCCCCGACCAATCACCGTCTTATCACCAATCTCCACCTGCTCTCGAATATGGACGTGGTCGGCAATGAGAAGCTGCTGACCCATTGTACTTCCGGCATACAGCGTGACATGATGACCGATCGTACTGTTGGATCCGATTCGTAACGGAGAGATCTGCTGGTCCACTTCACGAATGAGTGGGGAGTGGTGAGGTTTAACACCAAGGATGGAATGGTGTCCTACACGAACACCTGACCCAATGATGGTGTGTGCATGTAAGATGGAATAGTGACCGATTTGAATATTCTCTCCAAGCTGTACACCTTCCTCAATGATAACCCCATGACCAATGGATGCAGAGGCTGGAATCCTTACGTTAGGATGAATCATCAACCATCACCTCTCCCATGTTTCTAAATTGGTAGTTTTACATAAAGTGTAAAATAAGGGTTGGCACGCACTTTCACAGGAATATAGAGATGAACCTTTCCCCGATGCTTACCCTTGAGACTACGTACCCAATTGGTGCATTGGACTCGTACATATTGACGTTTTTGCTTGCCTTTACCCTGTTGCTTTATCAATGAGCGTCCAAGTGGAATGGCACGCTTATTGCCATGCTTGATGAGGATTGAAATGTTGCCATGATGCCCTTTAGCAACTGCACGGAAAGCGGCTTTTAGAATCTTTCCACGCTTTGGCAAATCCTTACATAAAAATGTATAAGTGATTCCTTTGGAAGCGGCTTTTTTTCCTCGAGGTTTCCATCTTCGTAGTATCACACGTGAAGGAGTATGCATAGGCTGTTCAAGAATAGGAGGAGCAACTGGTGCTTCTATAGCAAGTGGTGGTGTAGCTGGTGGTGATGTGAGAACGATGGTATCTGGTTGGAGCTGACCGCTAAATAGCTCTCCCATGGGAGCGGAGTGAGAGTCAATAAGACGCTTCGCCTGATTAAAACGATAAAAGCGAGCCTGCGTGCCCCAAGCATGCATAATAAAGGGAGAATGATTGGCTAGCTCCTGATGCGCAATCCTTGTTTCTGCCTCATAGATATACATCAGCCAATGGGCAAAAAGCACGGGATGATGATGCTGTTCAAAGAAGCTGTACCCTGCTTCTCTGTTAATTGCCAGCTGGTCTGGGTGATTTAGAAATTGACGTAGACGAGATTCCAATGTAGCCATGGATGTAGAATATAATGTTGCTCCTGCTAAGTGGTGACGTAGCTGAAGATCCTCACGCAGGTACGAGAAGACTACCTTTCCCATACCCATAGCCATGACAGCCCAAGGTGTATACCAACCATAGCTGAGTTGATCAATGATGATATCTCCGCGCTTTACAGCCTCCATACAAGCTGCCTCATCTCTGGTATCCACCAGTTGCCATTCAATGGCCATCCCTTCATTACGTATGCGTGTACAGACATCCCCTGCAAATGCCGAGAATTCTTCACAGCCTGGGTGGGATAGAATCATAATCTGTGGTGGTGAATTCATCTCATTAAGATGGGAAGGTTCTCCGCTGTATGGAACAGGAATCACATAGATTCTTTCAAAATGAGGAAGTAATGAAGGAACTACCTCCCATTGGAAAACCGTACAGGCTCGTGTAAATTGAGCATGTTTCTTTAGTAGAAGCTCTACCTCTTCATCTTTATGAACTGGGACGATCAAGGGAGCATAGGGATTGTAGCGTTGAGTCACTGTGCTTTGCCACACCTCTGGGCCATCATAATGAACCAATACGGGATGACTCCCCATTCCAGTTAGACCCTCATGCCAGCCCATCCCTTGAATATGCTGAATAGAACGTCCATTGGGTAGCGTACCATGAATGATCGGTGTTGATTGATCGACCAAGTTG
Proteins encoded in this region:
- a CDS encoding Gfo/Idh/MocA family protein gives rise to the protein MTFRIGVAGVGVMGEHHCRTLCSLKKVSEVYLFDLDQQRVHQVGQRYPVTIAKTYAELLDLSDGVVIATPANTHALLVQQAIQKRRHVFVEKPFVPSVQEARQVLQLLQAIAQPLVVKVGFIEQYNPAIQQLQAMVDIPKIEAFFAQRLGAPPRKIEADVVMDVMIHDLDILLQLQRGPITSIDAVGHRVNDIIEEAFVLIAFAEGCRASLWASRRSAYKVRQLQINEGNRTFLIDYAKRTLKLFHCPQHFSRTYTLDNVEEKVGLSYGDPLFNELNQFMEAMEQPTASWAEVEDTIRVIQLVEEIRNKIS
- a CDS encoding YheC/YheD family protein — its product is MWKVIGIIFHQRKIALLRKGLEPYEYLPFYTRLARHYGCDLFFYSWQELLLDRSLKQGYYYNWQKARWQYGAIPVPKVNLFRAKLPSRQERARQFLPYHQASDVQFLNLPWEMNKATISKVLAANPRLQPYLPWTQPLTLTNLQTGLNQYGQILVKPIFGSKGSGIRLIEQRGQGVWQADHMRSKGRIAPTLRWSIIGELTDWISSIGRPERFLIQQFLPLTRYAGSPLDLRISVQKGREETWAITGKVLRVAAAQDFVTNVARGGKVLSFSAIASRLTSEQIEQLEWLSYEVAQTIADWSPGVMDLGLDLALDEEGKLWFIEANFCDQRYAYREVGDITTWYTTYAYPIGYAYSKLEAYIK
- a CDS encoding GT-D fold domain-containing protein, with the protein product MPQFSNGTLFFPQRWLRHGQHLLCLFTLDNLDFREVVERLFLVFPLPAHASPYTIQVSVVEESWNLRPFVQIRKKPPRRTPMTTIPIKPMQRKAFLDVTSQLSQWETGTHHGYYVRYGLPGKRPLLPPQLAIHVKGAEIMDSRGSQQGATSPKPSITAVNWERIERGIFSRSEEELLLSEALYRGGEALVEQRLPVNQVLHLHSVAEIIEAGIQQLHSELIPLVSTENVKQLIQQALDQGSGYSLIRLGDGEMLTLCQGTIFSPAEVEMIGGHFLPYSGITIGDEAHRNKLLNSILQANLIGIPVSRLPHFQGLFRQIWQHHQLPLRELTLTSSLINYKLDEVNFVFHLLKHYRVLLVGNVMQQLYQRLHLEGFYNVVGAVPVRGMNDIPHVMERMQHYHYDIAFVSAGVAAAVLCPLIAQQGKVAIDFGHMANQLCKRKPLFPQHA
- a CDS encoding glycosyltransferase family 4 protein; its protein translation is MPPQLCFITPGTFAIPSPIYSSVESSLLQLTPLLSKHYDLHIIGRKRPGIPSQYGHFGTKIYNLPGNNLRLYVKHCVDWCEKNPYSIIQIENRPTYVPAFKQRLPSTPIILSLHSITFLQGKRRRLTAIYQGLEMADAILVNSDFLRQYLLRFARHEREAKRWEQKIQVRYFGIDLQSFLPLETPSVHQIRQHIRSQYGLEDLPVLLFCGRIQYYKGLHLLLQAAHRLEELGYRFALLIVGGSHYGRNLNTSYVQQVRTLRQQLKQPSFFIPFIPHQQVPHYYQLADLLIVPSIGPEAFGLVNLEGMATSLPIVTFQRGGIPEVVQHQRTGLLLPGISPVDELVKGIQTLLDQPNLARQLGLAGRKMVEEKFSWEHRAASLVPFYQQFLHSLEKG
- a CDS encoding DapH/DapD/GlmU-related protein, which translates into the protein MIHPNVRIPASASIGHGVIIEEGVQLGENIQIGHYSILHAHTIIGSGVRVGHHSILGVKPHHSPLIREVDQQISPLRIGSNSTIGHHVTLYAGSTMGQQLLIADHVHIREQVEIGDKTVIGRGVMIELNSRIGKQCTVQTLCYITGDTILEDHVFLGPAVAMANDKYMKTVAIAMTGPYLEQSVRIGSHATLLPGVRIGARSMVGAGAVVTRNIPADTVVMGNPARERGM